CCTGCGTCGTAGAGAACTTTATGCCAGAAGCGAGCGTATAACAAATGAAGAACCGCATGCTCCGCGCCGCCAATATATACATCGACAGGAAGCCATTTTTTAAGCTTTTCATAATCGCCCAGCTCTTGTTCATTGTTCGCATCAATATACCTAAGGTAATACCAGCAACTGCCGGCCCATTGCGGCATGGTGTTCGTTTCACGCCGTCCCTTCATTCCTGTGTCCGGATCAACTACATTTACCCAGTCGTTAATATTGGCAAGTGGAGACTCGCCGGTACCGGACGGTTTGATTTCTGTCGTTTTAGGAAGCTCTACTGGTAATTCCGTCTCAGGAACCGGAGTAACGGAACCATCTTCCCAGTGAATAATTGGAATAGGTTCTCCCCAATAACGCTGCCTGCTGAACAACCAGTCACGCAACCGATAGGTGGTCTGTTTTTTACCTCGGCCGTTATTTTCCAGCCATTCAATCGATTTATCTATGGCTTCATCCTTGTCCAGTCCATTTAGAAAATCTGAGTTGATGTGTTTGCCATCACCTGTATAAGCTTCTTCATTCACATTACCGCCTTCAACAACCGGGACAATTGGCAAATCAAATTTCTGAGCGAACTCATAGTCCCGTTCATCGTGGGCAGGAACAGCCATTATCGCTCCGCTTCCGTAGCTCATTAAAACATAATCAGCTACCCAGATTGGAAGTTTCTCTCCATTAATAGGATTAATCGCATAGGAACCAGTGAATACTCCGGACTTGTCTTTAGCTAAATCCGTTCGCTCCAAATCACTTTTATTCAAAGCTTTTTCTACGTACGTTTGAACTGCATCCTGATGGTCAGGTGAAACGATTTTTTCCACGAGTGGATGTTCAGGAGCAAGCACAGCATAAGTAGCACCGAATAATGTATCCGGCCGGGTCGTAAATACATCAAACGTCCCTTTATCTCCTTCGATATGGAAGGTAACTTCGGCGCCTTCTGATTTTCCAATCCAATTGCGCTGCATATCCTTAATACTTTCAGGCCAATCTAGATCTTCCAGATCATCAAGCAGCCGGTCAGCATATGCCGTGATTTTCAACATCCATTGTTTCATCGGTCTGCGTTCAACGGGATGATCCCCTCGCTCACTCTTACCGTCAATTACTTCTTCATTAGCGAGTACCGTTCCTAAAGCAGGGCACCAGTTCACAGCAACTTCATCTATATAAGCTAACCCTTTTTCATACAATTTCAAAAAGATCCATTGCGTCCACTTGTAATAATCAGGATCAGTCGTGTTTACTTCCCGGTCCCAGTCATAGGAGAAACCAAGCTCCTGAATTTGGCGGCGGAAGGTCTGAATATTTTGAGCGGTGAATTCTTCAGGGTCATTACCCGTATCAAGAGCATACTGTTCAGCTGGAAGTCCAAAAGCATCCCAACCGATTGGGTGCAATACTTCATACCCTTGCATCCGCTTCATTCTTGAAAGGATATCTGTTGCTGTATATCCTTCAGGATGCCCTACGTGCAAGCCTGCTCCAGAAGGGTACGGGAACATATCCAAAGCATAAAATTTCTTCTTCTCTGACTCGCTATCCGTCTTGAACGTTTTTTGATCAAGCCAGTACTTCTGCCACTTCTTTTCTATTTTCTTATGATCAAAAGCCATTTCTTTTCCTCCTCATGTTCCTATCAAAATACAAAAAGCCCCTCATCCCTATATGGGACGAGAGGCTTGATTCCCGCGGTACCACCCAAATTAACGTTCTTTTAAACGTTCACTCGTGTATCGATAACGGCGATTCACCGGCAAAAAGCTACCATTAATGTTCACTTCTGCGACATCCAAGGCGAGTTCGTAATAATCAAGGACAGCTTCCACCAGCCGCTGCCTCTCTAAAAGCTTGATCTTTCACTACTACTCCTCTTCCACGTCATTAAGTTTATAATCGTATCTTAATGAAACCAAAACTCTTTGTCAAGTTTATCAAGCCTATGTTTATAGTAAGACGATATAAGGTAAACAAAACAGTAAGGAATCCTATAAGGAGGTCGTATCCATGAAGAATTTAGTCCGTAAAGCTGCGAATTATGCTAAGCGAAATCCACAAAAAACCAAGAGTTATGCGCGTAAAGCTGTAAATAAGCTTCAGAATCGCAGCAGTAAATCAAAAGTTAAATAATTCGGATTTATCATAAACTACATCTTTACAGATGTAGTTTTTTTCTTTATACCTCTACTAAGCTCCCCGCTCTGCTCCAGCCCTGTTGATAGCCAGACAGGTACCACGTGATGTAAAGAATGAAACTTTACATACATGAAATAAATGTACGTATAACCCATCAATTAGCTCACCTTTATTGATTACTCTTGCCAAAATAGCCTATTTGATGGTCAGATGAATAAGAAATTATAACTCGTACGCCATTCATGCTACAATAATCCTTGCCTTAACCAAATGTAAAGGAGCTTTTAGAACCAATGACATTGCAGCCAATTCTGAACTACGCCCACTCTCTAATGGAAAACGTTATTAATGACGGAGACATAGCCATTGACGCTACTTGTGGCAACGGCCATGACACGTTATTTCTCACCGGTCTAGTAGGGGAAAAAGGATATGTTTATAGCTTCGATATTCAAGAGCAAGCTATTATCAAAACCAGGGAACGGTTAAAAAAACATCAAGCAGAAGAGCGGGTAACTCTAGTTCAGGACTCTCACGCACAATTAGCTAAGTACATCTCTCAGGTCCATCAATCACAAATTAAAGGAGCCATTTTTAACTTAGGCTATTTGCCAGGAAGTGATAAAACCGTTGTGACCACACCGAAGGAGACCCTTTCTTCCATAGAGCAGCTCCTTTCCTTCTTACAACAGGGCGGCATAATTGTTCTAGTAATTTATCATGGTCATGCGGGAGGAAAACAAGAAAAAGATGCTTTAATGGAGTATGTTGCATCATTGGATCAAAAGTCATTCAAGGTCCTGCAATACAGTTTCATTAATCAGAGAAATACGCCACCCTTTATTATAGCAATAGAAAAAACTTAACCTGGCTCCTACAATGGACGGCCAGGCTTTAATTTATGATACATTTTTGTATTATAGTAAAAGAACTTCGCTTTACGTCCACTTACTTTAAGCAGATCTTTAACAAAGCTTTTCGCATTATCAAGCTTTCCGACTTTACGGTCAGCCAGATACATGCCGACCAGGCCTTCATGAATCATTTGGTGAAACGCTGTATCAGGAAGTTCTTGTACTTCTTCATGAGTTTGACGGACAAAATACTCAAATCGATGCTTCATCTGTTCTTCATGGGCGTAATAAGAGCAAAAATTTAAATCTCCCTCTTCTTCGTCTTCTCTCTGGTCAATGTAGTAATCCAGCAGTATATGAAGCCCCTGCATAAAAGGAAAGTAACTTCTTTCCACTTGTGCTGCAAGCGATTCATCCATACGGCCGTTAAGCATATAAGATACCAGGCAGAAGATTCCTAAAGTAGAACCTGTGCAAGCTGAAAACTCATACCACTCTAAATGCGGCCACTCAGATTGATGATCTTTAAACCAACTTTTAAGACGTGGTATTCTTTCCTCTTCTATCACGTGTTTATGTACTTGCAAGTCGGTATATAATGATCCAAGTTTTAACGTGTGTTTCTGAACCATGGGATAATCTGATGAGTCCTTGAGTACATTCTGGCAGGTATGTACAAGGTCACTTAAATAATTCCCATCATCCTTATCATCACGATAATGGTAATAATCTTTGATTTCATTTTCCGGAGTCAAGGCATCCGCCATGGATTGATGAAGCATGCGAAAATCGATTGGATCCATAGAAGTACTGCGGTCACACAAATTATCAAGATAGTCACTAATAGTCTGATAAGCCACAATAAAGCGAATCGACTCTTTCCATTGAGGTCCAGCAAGCATGGAGTAAATAGAACCTCCTTCACAATGGAAGGTCTTATCTTCAATACTGGCTATCGCCTGGGTTCTCAATTCTTTGTTAGGAATCTTTTTAGCCCGCTCAACCCAATAATTCAATTCCTTATGAACTTCAGGAAAAACTTCCTTATAAACGCGAAACATTAAATGAACGGCATTTTGTGGTACTTGGGCTGTCACTACAACTCCTCCTTATCAGCTTGTTTCACTTGAAAGTGGATAAAATTCAGAGCAAAATTGTAGACGTCTTCCTGTTCAGGTTCATTAAAGATTTCATGATAGAAACCTGGCCATTCTTTATAGGTTTTCTCCTGACATCCGACTTTATGAAACCATTCTCTTGTTTTCTCAGGATCTACCATATGATCCTCACCCGCCTGCATGACTAATAAAGGCACATCTGGAAACTCTTCAACTTCTGAAAATGACTTCTTAATCGCTTTTCGGAATTCCTTATACCATCGAATAGATACCTTCTCTATAATAAGAGTATCCTGTTTATCTTTGGCAATAACCTCTGGGTTTCTGGTTACATACTCTGGTTTAAAAGGAGCTTTTACGAGTACGGATGGCCAAACCTTATTTATTACATGGGTGACCGCTTCGAGAGACTTGCTGGCTCCGTTCAGTATACCTGCAGCAGGCGACGAGAGAATTACTCCATTCACTGACGGTTTTAATTCCTGCATGACCCGCATCACAACCGTCCCGCCCATACTATGTCCCAGTAAAAATACAGGACGAGAAGAATCTGCTTTTTGCAGCCATTGACGCACAGTATCTATGTAGGTTTCAAAATTCTTTATATGACCTTTCTTTCCTTCTGCTAGTCCCTGGCCTGGCAGATCACCATAAATGACATTAAATCCACCTTTTTGAAAGCTTTCAGCCAATGAATGATAACGTCCGGCGTGTTCAAATGCTCCATGCACAATAATGATGGTTGCTAAATTTTGATTGGAGTTTAATCGTTTCACGTCTACACGGCTCCTATCGCTTTGCTATACTTAATATAACCATATTATAAGGGGGTTTAGTATGATTTGCGAATATAAAGGAAAAGAACCACGGATTGATGAAACTGCTTATATTGCTGAAGATACTGTAATCACTGGGGATGTAACGATCGGAGCACACTCAAGTATTTGGTTTAAAACAGTCATTCGTGGAGATGTATCATCCGTACATATTGGCAGCAATGTGAACATTCAGGATCTTAGTCTGCT
The Halobacillus halophilus DSM 2266 DNA segment above includes these coding regions:
- a CDS encoding tetraprenyl-beta-curcumene synthase family protein, yielding MTAQVPQNAVHLMFRVYKEVFPEVHKELNYWVERAKKIPNKELRTQAIASIEDKTFHCEGGSIYSMLAGPQWKESIRFIVAYQTISDYLDNLCDRSTSMDPIDFRMLHQSMADALTPENEIKDYYHYRDDKDDGNYLSDLVHTCQNVLKDSSDYPMVQKHTLKLGSLYTDLQVHKHVIEEERIPRLKSWFKDHQSEWPHLEWYEFSACTGSTLGIFCLVSYMLNGRMDESLAAQVERSYFPFMQGLHILLDYYIDQREDEEEGDLNFCSYYAHEEQMKHRFEYFVRQTHEEVQELPDTAFHQMIHEGLVGMYLADRKVGKLDNAKSFVKDLLKVSGRKAKFFYYNTKMYHKLKPGRPL
- a CDS encoding tRNA (mnm(5)s(2)U34)-methyltransferase — its product is MTLQPILNYAHSLMENVINDGDIAIDATCGNGHDTLFLTGLVGEKGYVYSFDIQEQAIIKTRERLKKHQAEERVTLVQDSHAQLAKYISQVHQSQIKGAIFNLGYLPGSDKTVVTTPKETLSSIEQLLSFLQQGGIIVLVIYHGHAGGKQEKDALMEYVASLDQKSFKVLQYSFINQRNTPPFIIAIEKT
- the leuS gene encoding leucine--tRNA ligase, which codes for MAFDHKKIEKKWQKYWLDQKTFKTDSESEKKKFYALDMFPYPSGAGLHVGHPEGYTATDILSRMKRMQGYEVLHPIGWDAFGLPAEQYALDTGNDPEEFTAQNIQTFRRQIQELGFSYDWDREVNTTDPDYYKWTQWIFLKLYEKGLAYIDEVAVNWCPALGTVLANEEVIDGKSERGDHPVERRPMKQWMLKITAYADRLLDDLEDLDWPESIKDMQRNWIGKSEGAEVTFHIEGDKGTFDVFTTRPDTLFGATYAVLAPEHPLVEKIVSPDHQDAVQTYVEKALNKSDLERTDLAKDKSGVFTGSYAINPINGEKLPIWVADYVLMSYGSGAIMAVPAHDERDYEFAQKFDLPIVPVVEGGNVNEEAYTGDGKHINSDFLNGLDKDEAIDKSIEWLENNGRGKKQTTYRLRDWLFSRQRYWGEPIPIIHWEDGSVTPVPETELPVELPKTTEIKPSGTGESPLANINDWVNVVDPDTGMKGRRETNTMPQWAGSCWYYLRYIDANNEQELGDYEKLKKWLPVDVYIGGAEHAVLHLLYARFWHKVLYDAGVVPTKEPFQKLFNQGMILGENNEKMSKSKGNVVNPDDIVHTHGADTLRLYEMFMGPLDASVAWSTNGLDGARRFLDRVFRLFVVDGELSDSIKQDVSEDKLEKVYHETVKKVTENFEALRFNTGISQMMVFINEGYKVEELPKSYVEGFVKLLSPVAPHLAEELWEKLGHPETITYQQWPIFDEEKLVEDEVEIVVQVMGKVRAKMMVNQEASAEDLEKQALENENVQQWLEGKTVRKVIAVPGKLVNIVAN
- a CDS encoding alpha/beta hydrolase codes for the protein MKRLNSNQNLATIIIVHGAFEHAGRYHSLAESFQKGGFNVIYGDLPGQGLAEGKKGHIKNFETYIDTVRQWLQKADSSRPVFLLGHSMGGTVVMRVMQELKPSVNGVILSSPAAGILNGASKSLEAVTHVINKVWPSVLVKAPFKPEYVTRNPEVIAKDKQDTLIIEKVSIRWYKEFRKAIKKSFSEVEEFPDVPLLVMQAGEDHMVDPEKTREWFHKVGCQEKTYKEWPGFYHEIFNEPEQEDVYNFALNFIHFQVKQADKEEL